The Panacibacter microcysteis genome includes a window with the following:
- a CDS encoding glycoside hydrolase family 10 protein produces MKHLKGLFVCCLFCVIANVSFTQPKYEFRAAWIATVNNIDWPSKKGLPVVIQKLEFIRLLDGLQRAGLNAVIVQVRPATDAFYQSSFEPWSEFLSGVQGLAPFPFYDPLEFMVEEAHKRNMEFHAWLNPYRAVFDINNSSVAATHVTRVHKEWFVTYGNKKYFNPGLPEVMTYVSNVVKDILTRYDVDAIHMDDYFYPYRIPGKDFPDDAAFRKYGKGLSKDDWRRSNCDSIIRLIHETMIDTKPMVKFGISPFGVWRNKDKDPEGSDTKAGQTNYDDLYADILLWLKEGWIDYVAPQLYWEIGHPLCDYDVLLDWWAKHSFGKHVYIGHGVYRVYEKPTAAWRSTYEIPQEIKELRTYETVQGSIYYSAKNLMANPHGWADSLRNNYYRFPALVPPMPWIDNIAPQSPLITNYTENRKNNSFSVYAKAEETNESEKIKQYVLYISDDFGLLGNLPLAIVTATSTTFDYALSVAQIPAEWNQCYIAVSAVDKENNESKISNPVQLIKTNKGWAIPK; encoded by the coding sequence ATGAAGCATTTGAAAGGCTTGTTTGTTTGTTGCCTGTTTTGTGTGATTGCCAATGTATCATTCACCCAACCCAAATACGAATTCAGGGCAGCATGGATAGCCACCGTAAACAATATAGACTGGCCTTCTAAAAAAGGATTGCCTGTAGTCATCCAGAAGCTGGAGTTTATAAGGCTGCTGGATGGGCTGCAGCGTGCCGGTCTGAATGCCGTAATTGTGCAGGTGCGGCCTGCAACAGATGCTTTCTATCAATCCAGCTTCGAACCCTGGAGCGAGTTCCTTAGTGGTGTGCAGGGGCTTGCACCGTTTCCCTTTTATGATCCGTTGGAGTTTATGGTGGAAGAAGCGCATAAACGCAATATGGAGTTTCATGCATGGCTCAATCCTTATCGTGCAGTTTTTGATATCAATAATTCTTCTGTAGCAGCCACGCATGTTACGCGTGTGCACAAAGAGTGGTTTGTAACCTATGGCAACAAAAAATATTTCAACCCTGGTTTGCCTGAGGTAATGACCTATGTAAGCAATGTGGTAAAAGATATTCTAACGCGGTATGATGTAGACGCCATACATATGGATGACTATTTTTATCCTTATAGAATTCCTGGTAAAGATTTTCCTGATGATGCAGCCTTTCGCAAATATGGAAAAGGATTATCGAAAGATGACTGGCGCCGCAGCAATTGCGATAGCATCATCAGGCTGATCCACGAAACGATGATCGATACAAAGCCAATGGTGAAATTTGGTATCAGCCCCTTTGGTGTATGGCGCAATAAAGACAAAGACCCGGAAGGCAGCGATACAAAAGCCGGGCAAACAAACTACGACGATCTGTATGCAGACATCCTGCTGTGGTTAAAAGAGGGCTGGATAGATTATGTGGCGCCACAATTATACTGGGAGATTGGCCACCCCTTATGCGATTACGATGTGTTGCTCGACTGGTGGGCAAAACACAGTTTTGGCAAGCACGTGTATATTGGCCATGGCGTGTACCGCGTTTATGAAAAGCCAACAGCCGCATGGCGCAGCACCTACGAAATTCCCCAGGAGATTAAAGAATTGCGCACTTACGAAACCGTGCAGGGCAGCATCTATTACAGTGCAAAAAACCTCATGGCAAACCCACATGGGTGGGCAGACAGCCTGCGAAATAATTATTATCGTTTCCCTGCGCTGGTACCACCCATGCCATGGATAGATAATATTGCACCGCAATCGCCACTTATCACCAACTATACAGAAAACAGGAAGAACAACTCCTTTTCTGTTTATGCAAAAGCAGAAGAAACAAATGAGTCAGAAAAGATCAAACAATATGTGCTCTATATTTCCGACGATTTTGGTTTGCTTGGCAATCTTCCGCTGGCGATTGTAACTGCAACATCAACAACTTTTGATTATGCCTTAAGCGTTGCACAAATACCTGCAGAATGGAACCAATGTTATATAGCTGTAAGCGCGGTAGATAAAGAAAATAACGAAAGTAAAATCAGCAACCCCGTACAGCTTATTAAAACAAACAAAGGCTGGGCAATTCCAAAATAA
- a CDS encoding RagB/SusD family nutrient uptake outer membrane protein, whose translation MKKNKILIYNRVLLFVVPILLISAGCQKFLDRKPLTATLDDLNQGSLEAQSLGMYNVLRSYAGFSTLPWIDFHSIRDDDAQKGSDASDGKEIITEFETFVYSKDDWAPNTYWNDHYTMINAANDALYIADSLKVEDDASKRNIGEACFFRAYSYFELVKTYGEVPLLKAKIQDPLDGIKPKETVENLYAFIDSNLQVAADYLPLNEEGWGSGFKGRLTKGAANTLWAQTYLFRSNWAKVAEKCNLVISSGQYSLLDEFSDVWRDGVNGNGKNSAESIWEMNAAIGENAASNSSLDNGSGWGTCQQIRQNGASQEWNLGWGWNTPTDKLVNAWDNNDPRKGKTVLYSGQSDGGPTMGGFGAVIPAYTNPDGVGGLAQKYWNKKLYTGNDPAMRQYTGFINAGNAGWINHRILRYADVILMLAEASNELGDGAKAEEMLEMIRNRASGNLGAGRTVVPFIAFASQTQMRQAIKDERRWEFAMEGYRFYDLVRWGDAIKELGPLGYTNRCRYYPIPQQAINLSKVNGVEILKQNPEWE comes from the coding sequence ATGAAAAAGAATAAGATATTAATCTACAACAGGGTTTTACTCTTTGTAGTACCCATTTTACTTATTAGTGCAGGTTGCCAGAAATTCCTTGATAGAAAGCCACTAACAGCAACATTAGATGATTTAAACCAGGGCTCTCTTGAGGCTCAGTCTCTAGGCATGTATAACGTTCTGCGCTCGTATGCAGGTTTTTCTACCCTGCCGTGGATAGATTTTCATAGCATAAGGGATGACGATGCTCAAAAGGGAAGTGATGCAAGTGATGGCAAAGAAATCATCACAGAATTTGAAACATTTGTCTATAGTAAGGATGACTGGGCTCCCAACACATATTGGAACGATCACTACACAATGATTAATGCTGCTAATGATGCGCTATATATCGCGGATTCATTGAAAGTTGAGGATGACGCTTCTAAAAGAAATATTGGGGAGGCATGTTTCTTCCGGGCATACTCTTATTTTGAGTTGGTGAAAACTTATGGGGAAGTGCCGTTATTGAAAGCAAAAATTCAAGATCCACTGGATGGTATAAAACCGAAAGAGACTGTAGAGAATTTGTATGCATTTATCGATTCTAATTTACAGGTTGCTGCAGATTATCTGCCACTAAACGAAGAAGGGTGGGGCAGTGGATTTAAAGGGCGTCTCACAAAGGGCGCAGCTAATACGCTTTGGGCGCAGACTTACCTTTTTAGAAGTAATTGGGCAAAAGTGGCCGAAAAATGTAATCTCGTAATAAGCTCGGGCCAATACAGCCTGCTCGATGAATTTTCTGACGTGTGGAGGGATGGAGTAAACGGCAATGGCAAAAACAGTGCAGAATCTATATGGGAAATGAATGCTGCGATTGGCGAAAATGCTGCCAGTAATAGTTCGCTTGACAATGGTTCCGGATGGGGTACCTGTCAACAAATAAGGCAGAATGGAGCAAGCCAGGAGTGGAATCTTGGTTGGGGATGGAATACACCCACTGATAAATTGGTAAATGCCTGGGACAATAATGACCCTAGGAAAGGGAAAACAGTTCTTTACTCCGGTCAGTCAGATGGCGGGCCTACTATGGGCGGTTTTGGAGCGGTTATTCCTGCTTACACGAATCCGGACGGTGTTGGCGGCCTGGCACAAAAATATTGGAACAAAAAATTGTATACCGGTAATGATCCTGCTATGCGTCAATATACAGGGTTTATCAATGCCGGAAATGCGGGTTGGATCAATCATCGCATATTGAGGTATGCCGATGTAATTCTTATGCTTGCCGAGGCATCGAATGAACTGGGTGATGGCGCAAAGGCAGAGGAGATGCTTGAGATGATAAGGAATAGGGCCAGCGGAAATCTTGGAGCTGGCAGAACTGTGGTTCCTTTCATTGCATTTGCCAGCCAAACACAAATGAGGCAGGCAATAAAAGATGAGCGCAGGTGGGAATTTGCTATGGAAGGGTATAGATTTTACGACTTGGTAAGGTGGGGGGACGCCATTAAGGAGCTTGGACCGTTGGGTTATACTAACCGATGCAGGTATTACCCGATACCTCAGCAGGCAATTAACCTTTCAAAGGTAAATGGGGTAGAGATTCTTAAACAAAATCCCGAGTGGGAATAG
- a CDS encoding MarR family winged helix-turn-helix transcriptional regulator codes for MRLEDAIQQRRFRNEHLKVMVNLLYSHSWLEEKIKCFLKKQDVTMQQYNILRILRGAKHPLSTMQIRERMLDRMSDTSRIIDRMITKGIVEKKLNDADKRLVDITITQKGLAILSALDELNTELDNIVGNNISCDEAKMLNDLLDKMRGD; via the coding sequence ATGAGACTCGAGGACGCAATTCAACAACGACGTTTCCGTAATGAGCACCTTAAGGTGATGGTTAACCTGCTTTACTCTCACAGTTGGCTGGAAGAGAAGATAAAATGCTTTTTGAAAAAGCAGGATGTAACCATGCAGCAGTACAACATACTACGTATTTTGCGCGGTGCAAAGCACCCGTTAAGTACCATGCAGATAAGGGAACGCATGCTTGACCGCATGAGCGATACAAGCCGCATTATAGACCGTATGATTACGAAAGGCATTGTAGAAAAAAAACTCAACGATGCAGATAAAAGACTTGTCGATATTACCATCACTCAAAAAGGCCTGGCTATTCTTTCCGCACTGGACGAACTAAACACTGAACTGGATAATATTGTAGGCAACAATATTTCCTGCGACGAAGCAAAAATGTTAAATGATCTGCTCGATAAAATGCGTGGGGATTAA
- a CDS encoding TonB-dependent receptor produces MKSFKTAEKKPLFQKLLLIMKLMVVMVFICSLQASADGFGQQKISLKLKKTQITDVLVSIEKQTNYRFLYNNDLLDLKQKVSLNVQDAELKQVLDRLFAETALSYELMQNNLIVIKETADGTNEVKAVIKGKITGENNAPLSGVSVMVKGTNRGTTTDAQGNFSITVESTDVLVISYVGYESQEIAVADKVEINVVLKGLNQTLTDVVVIGYGTASKRDLTGSIVKVDGKVVADKPNTNPVASLQGRVAGLSVVNNGTPGRAPDIRIRGTVSIGQVSPLYVVDGIFNDNIDYLNPNDIESIEVLKDPSSLAIFGVKGATGVIAITTKKGKAGQVSINFNTTYGIKKLTDKIQFVDGEGFKTLFAEERANDGVTDPFDYTGLNANTDWIDAVSQTGNFNTNNLSLSVSSDKNRFNLGVGYIKDEGIVRHEELQRWVISLSDEVKLTKNIKVGVIFNGTRQNNPYDATSVLDDARKVIPLVSADTKPFLVKNPYGTDSILTDIYSGLDVGLQSSGVVNPLLRVENEWNTVRNIEYRTVGSIYAEVTFLRKFTFRSTLYGDISNIDKRQYTPLYYAYNPRNDQPYLYSQLTKIQQNNDSYRKWQQDHVLNYKTNFGDHNLTLTGGFTTYYFGYFGRQGNSGQNGVDGTPIPNDPRFWYITSGFENSAGTSSRSSQSEYSTVSYLGRALYNYKGKYYLNASFRNDASSRLPANNRDQQFWAVGAAWELSKEAFMANQKIFDYIKLKGSVGVLGNQTASRLDGTPLNYPFYPNLLTGTNAVFGTNVYSAARQEYLPNPDLKWETVSAWEAGVELNAFDNRLHFEANYFNRTTNDLMTFVDRSTLGLPNKLVNGGSLRNWGEEFTASWNQQFSKDLTLNVSGNITFLKNKVLKLSDDLPNGFLSRAFQNNGSAESRTVPGQPIGSFYGYIVEGIYQSVTEISKSPDASSVGGGLGPNGSPVPGDFKFKDVNGDGIISALDRTFIGNPTPDFTYGASINLTYKGFNLGIDVVGVYGNEIFRTWGSLESPFQRVNYSAEKLDRWNGPGTSNWVPIIAQSHRNNYNGSTYNIEDGSYFRIRNLQLGYNFDQRMLSKIKVKNLRIFANVQNLKTFKNNLGYTTEYGGDATAFGYDNAGGAIPVVSTVGLNVTF; encoded by the coding sequence ATGAAATCTTTTAAGACGGCTGAAAAAAAACCGTTGTTCCAAAAACTATTGCTGATTATGAAACTAATGGTTGTAATGGTTTTCATATGCAGTCTGCAGGCATCCGCCGATGGATTTGGCCAGCAGAAGATTAGTTTGAAGCTAAAGAAAACGCAGATTACAGATGTACTTGTTAGTATTGAAAAACAAACCAACTACAGGTTCCTGTATAACAATGATCTGCTCGATTTAAAACAAAAGGTATCGCTCAATGTACAGGATGCCGAACTAAAGCAGGTGTTGGATCGCCTTTTTGCAGAAACGGCTCTTTCTTATGAGCTGATGCAAAATAACCTGATTGTTATTAAGGAAACTGCTGATGGTACAAATGAAGTAAAGGCAGTGATTAAAGGAAAGATCACCGGTGAAAATAATGCACCACTTTCCGGTGTATCTGTTATGGTAAAAGGCACCAACAGGGGTACCACAACAGATGCGCAGGGTAATTTTTCCATTACGGTAGAATCAACAGATGTGTTGGTCATCAGTTATGTTGGTTACGAAAGCCAGGAAATAGCGGTGGCCGACAAAGTAGAGATCAATGTGGTGCTGAAAGGGCTTAACCAAACACTTACAGACGTGGTAGTTATCGGTTATGGTACGGCAAGCAAAAGAGATCTTACGGGGTCTATTGTAAAAGTTGATGGTAAGGTTGTGGCAGATAAACCGAACACGAATCCTGTAGCATCTCTGCAAGGTCGCGTAGCAGGTTTGTCTGTTGTAAACAATGGCACACCCGGAAGAGCTCCCGATATCAGGATACGTGGTACAGTAAGCATTGGCCAGGTTAGTCCTTTGTATGTTGTGGACGGAATTTTCAATGATAACATCGATTACCTGAACCCTAATGATATTGAATCTATTGAGGTATTGAAAGACCCTTCATCTCTTGCAATATTTGGTGTAAAAGGTGCAACGGGTGTTATCGCAATTACTACAAAGAAAGGTAAGGCAGGGCAGGTTAGTATCAATTTCAATACAACATATGGCATAAAGAAACTCACAGACAAAATACAATTTGTAGATGGGGAGGGTTTCAAGACATTGTTTGCAGAAGAACGTGCAAATGATGGTGTTACAGACCCTTTTGATTATACAGGCCTCAACGCAAATACCGATTGGATCGATGCAGTTTCCCAGACAGGTAATTTCAACACCAATAATTTAAGTCTTTCCGTAAGTTCTGACAAAAACCGCTTCAATTTAGGGGTTGGGTATATCAAAGACGAAGGAATAGTAAGACACGAAGAATTACAGCGTTGGGTTATTTCATTGAGCGATGAAGTAAAGCTTACGAAGAATATAAAGGTTGGCGTAATTTTCAATGGCACGAGGCAGAATAATCCATACGATGCAACTTCAGTATTAGATGATGCAAGAAAAGTAATTCCGCTGGTTTCTGCAGATACCAAACCGTTCCTGGTAAAAAATCCGTACGGAACTGACAGTATACTTACAGACATCTATTCAGGGCTGGATGTAGGGCTGCAGTCGTCTGGTGTTGTAAATCCTTTGTTGCGCGTAGAGAATGAGTGGAATACTGTAAGAAATATTGAGTACAGAACTGTAGGAAGTATATATGCAGAGGTGACTTTTTTGAGGAAATTTACTTTCAGGTCCACCTTATACGGAGATATCAGTAATATAGATAAACGCCAATATACACCACTTTACTATGCGTATAATCCAAGGAATGATCAGCCTTATCTTTATAGCCAGCTTACCAAAATTCAGCAGAATAATGACTCTTACAGGAAATGGCAACAGGACCATGTGCTGAACTATAAAACAAATTTTGGCGATCATAATCTTACACTTACCGGAGGGTTTACAACTTATTATTTTGGCTATTTTGGAAGACAGGGTAATTCAGGACAAAATGGTGTTGACGGAACACCTATTCCTAACGATCCAAGGTTCTGGTATATCACAAGCGGCTTCGAAAATTCAGCCGGAACATCTTCCAGGTCTTCCCAAAGTGAGTATTCAACCGTTTCTTATCTGGGTCGGGCATTGTATAATTACAAGGGCAAATATTATCTGAATGCTTCGTTCAGAAATGACGCGTCTTCAAGACTTCCTGCCAATAACCGCGATCAACAATTTTGGGCTGTGGGTGCTGCCTGGGAATTATCTAAAGAAGCATTCATGGCTAATCAAAAAATATTTGATTACATCAAACTGAAAGGCTCCGTTGGCGTACTGGGAAATCAGACTGCTTCAAGATTAGACGGAACACCTTTAAACTATCCTTTTTATCCGAACCTGCTGACCGGTACAAATGCCGTGTTTGGAACAAATGTTTACTCTGCTGCAAGACAGGAATATCTGCCAAATCCCGACTTAAAATGGGAAACTGTTTCAGCATGGGAAGCGGGTGTTGAATTAAATGCTTTTGATAACCGCCTGCATTTTGAAGCGAATTATTTTAACAGAACTACCAATGATCTTATGACGTTTGTTGATCGTTCAACGCTTGGCTTACCTAACAAGCTTGTAAACGGTGGTAGTTTGAGAAACTGGGGTGAAGAGTTTACCGCCAGTTGGAATCAGCAGTTCTCAAAAGATTTGACATTAAATGTTTCAGGAAACATAACATTCCTGAAGAACAAAGTTCTTAAACTTAGCGATGACTTACCTAATGGTTTTCTTTCCAGGGCATTTCAAAACAATGGTAGCGCAGAGAGCAGAACAGTACCTGGTCAACCCATTGGCTCATTCTATGGGTATATAGTAGAAGGTATTTACCAGAGTGTTACGGAAATTTCAAAGTCTCCTGATGCTTCAAGCGTAGGTGGAGGTCTTGGTCCTAACGGTTCCCCGGTTCCGGGTGATTTTAAATTTAAAGATGTAAACGGGGATGGAATTATTTCGGCGTTAGACAGAACCTTTATAGGTAATCCTACACCTGATTTCACGTATGGCGCTTCAATCAATCTCACCTACAAAGGGTTTAATCTTGGTATAGACGTTGTTGGCGTTTACGGCAATGAAATTTTCAGAACATGGGGCTCTTTGGAATCTCCATTTCAACGTGTTAACTATTCTGCCGAAAAACTTGACAGGTGGAACGGTCCTGGTACATCAAACTGGGTTCCAATCATTGCGCAAAGCCATAGAAATAATTACAATGGTTCTACTTACAATATTGAAGACGGCAGTTACTTCCGCATCAGAAACCTGCAATTGGGTTACAATTTTGATCAGAGAATGCTGTCGAAAATAAAAGTGAAGAACCTGAGAATCTTCGCCAACGTGCAGAACCTGAAAACATTTAAAAACAATCTTGGTTACACAACGGAATATGGAGGCGATGCTACAGCTTTTGGATATGATAATGCTGGAGGAGCAATTCCGGTTGTAAGCACAGTTGGTTTGAATGTTACTTTCTAA
- a CDS encoding RNA polymerase sigma-70 factor → MITDLLHIQQGIAQGNEQMLAGLYKCFHKRLLHFSRLLTRSNEIAEEVVDDVFVKLWSRREKVKDIDNITVYLYIAVKNQSLNALSRKAQQLVAESFDYLDIDMGEAVGDPAALMITGEMMQQMQKAVDELPPRCKMIFKLVREDGLKYKEVSQILNISVNTIDVQMAIAVKRICTALELEKPRRNYPSSAAEKKAGNF, encoded by the coding sequence ATGATTACTGATCTATTGCACATACAACAGGGCATTGCACAAGGCAATGAGCAAATGCTGGCCGGGTTGTATAAATGCTTTCACAAAAGACTTTTACATTTTTCACGCCTGCTTACCCGCAGCAACGAGATTGCTGAAGAGGTGGTGGATGACGTATTTGTAAAACTGTGGAGCCGCAGAGAGAAGGTAAAAGATATTGACAACATAACGGTGTATCTCTATATTGCGGTAAAGAATCAGTCGCTCAACGCTTTATCGCGTAAAGCACAGCAGCTCGTTGCTGAATCTTTTGATTACCTGGATATAGATATGGGCGAAGCGGTAGGAGACCCTGCCGCGCTGATGATAACCGGCGAAATGATGCAGCAGATGCAAAAAGCCGTCGATGAGCTTCCGCCACGTTGTAAAATGATCTTTAAGCTGGTACGCGAGGACGGTTTAAAGTACAAAGAAGTTTCCCAGATACTCAATATTTCTGTAAATACTATCGATGTTCAAATGGCGATTGCGGTAAAAAGAATTTGCACTGCACTTGAACTTGAAAAACCCAGGCGCAATTACCCTTCTTCCGCCGCAGAAAAAAAAGCCGGAAATTTTTAA
- a CDS encoding FkbM family methyltransferase, with the protein MTDKLKAWLYKTLGLAGYLKMLQTVFITGYKSGALKLNETYKWHYFVKKIVAPTDTVIDIGANLGYFSYVFSSIINTNGNLYSVEPVKPYRELLQKLLPKKPNVTIFPFALGNMNGGPVKLGMPPFLQKLQYLRHGTVTILKDESISVNQLIFESDIRKGSEVFGGLSKIDYIKCDIEGYETVVFPELRPVLEKHKPLVQLETWGEQLPIMLAYFRDLGYKAYNLQHNKLVSCDILPAEQIASSDILFVPAERMKRVQQFLS; encoded by the coding sequence ATGACAGATAAGCTTAAAGCATGGCTTTATAAAACATTAGGATTGGCGGGTTACTTAAAAATGTTGCAAACCGTTTTTATTACCGGTTATAAAAGTGGTGCACTCAAATTAAATGAGACATATAAGTGGCACTATTTTGTAAAAAAGATTGTGGCACCAACTGATACGGTTATAGATATAGGCGCGAACCTTGGTTATTTCAGTTATGTTTTTAGCAGCATTATAAACACGAATGGCAACTTGTATAGTGTAGAGCCTGTAAAACCATACAGGGAGTTGTTGCAGAAATTGTTACCTAAAAAACCAAATGTTACCATTTTTCCTTTTGCGCTCGGCAATATGAACGGCGGCCCGGTAAAACTTGGTATGCCGCCTTTCCTGCAAAAATTGCAATACCTGCGGCATGGTACGGTTACCATTTTAAAAGACGAAAGCATTAGTGTAAACCAGCTCATTTTTGAAAGTGATATACGCAAAGGAAGCGAGGTGTTTGGTGGCCTGTCAAAGATCGATTATATAAAATGCGATATAGAAGGGTATGAAACGGTCGTTTTCCCGGAACTGAGACCAGTGCTGGAAAAGCACAAGCCGCTGGTACAACTGGAAACCTGGGGAGAGCAATTACCCATCATGCTTGCGTATTTCAGGGACCTGGGGTACAAGGCTTATAACCTGCAGCATAATAAGCTGGTAAGTTGCGATATACTACCTGCAGAGCAGATTGCTTCTTCTGATATTTTATTCGTACCTGCAGAAAGAATGAAACGTGTGCAGCAATTTTTGAGCTGA
- a CDS encoding FecR family protein, with translation MARSLSGEATAEEQEQLMQILAQDFALQQQYDLMKRMWHPGETKEEPNSIEEDTRHISRILQLAKTETIPGEDIPVIQIRSRRKYFYALSGVAAVLVIFIMAWMFTGTQRTSTPPEKEAKQNLVAENGSRTRTILPDGSTVWLNAGSHVTYDKDFTGKTREVTLDGEAYFDVVKLPDRPFVVHVSGYDIRVLGTAFNVKSYVTDKTVETTLIRGLVQVTRHGAKVQKPILLHPNQKLIVGKLAAESTTILPDDREAPQTKIADDYHITQLTTPVHEDERIETAWVYNRLLFRGESFAELASKMERWYNVKIVFDDDAVKQLNFTGSFETETVAEAFYALKAAQDFDFGITGKEIHVQSVK, from the coding sequence ATGGCCCGCTCCCTTAGTGGCGAAGCCACAGCAGAAGAGCAGGAACAACTCATGCAGATCCTGGCGCAGGATTTTGCATTGCAGCAGCAATATGATCTTATGAAACGTATGTGGCACCCCGGCGAAACAAAGGAGGAGCCTAACAGCATAGAAGAAGATACCCGCCATATTTCCCGTATTCTTCAGCTTGCCAAAACAGAAACAATTCCCGGTGAAGATATTCCCGTTATACAAATAAGATCCCGCAGAAAATATTTTTATGCTCTTAGCGGCGTGGCAGCCGTATTGGTAATATTTATAATGGCCTGGATGTTTACAGGTACCCAACGCACCAGTACACCGCCTGAAAAAGAAGCCAAACAAAACCTGGTGGCAGAAAATGGCAGCCGTACAAGAACTATTTTGCCTGACGGCTCCACTGTTTGGCTCAATGCAGGCTCTCATGTAACATACGATAAAGATTTTACGGGCAAAACAAGAGAGGTAACCCTCGATGGGGAGGCGTATTTTGATGTGGTGAAACTGCCAGACCGCCCATTTGTGGTGCATGTATCAGGCTATGATATACGCGTATTGGGCACCGCTTTCAACGTAAAATCTTACGTTACAGACAAAACTGTTGAAACAACCCTTATACGCGGCCTTGTACAGGTAACAAGGCATGGTGCAAAAGTTCAAAAACCTATACTGTTGCATCCCAATCAAAAACTAATTGTGGGGAAGCTTGCAGCAGAAAGCACAACAATATTGCCTGATGATAGAGAAGCACCACAAACAAAGATTGCTGACGACTACCACATAACACAACTTACCACACCAGTACATGAAGATGAAAGAATAGAGACCGCCTGGGTTTATAACAGGCTGTTGTTTCGCGGAGAAAGTTTTGCAGAACTGGCCAGTAAGATGGAAAGATGGTATAACGTAAAAATTGTGTTTGATGATGATGCAGTAAAACAGTTGAATTTTACAGGTTCTTTCGAAACGGAGACTGTTGCAGAAGCGTTTTACGCGCTGAAAGCTGCACAGGATTTCGATTTCGGCATAACAGGAAAAGAAATTCACGTACAGTCAGTAAAATAA